One window of Candidatus Eisenbacteria bacterium genomic DNA carries:
- the murJ gene encoding murein biosynthesis integral membrane protein MurJ — protein sequence MLSRLLGLVRDQTMAALFGAGFASDAFNAAFRIPNLLRDLFAEGAMSAAFIPTFTEAEAKRGANEAWVLGRQVMSSLLLVLLALCVLGWAFSAPFMDLLAGGFAREPGKLDLTAWLFRVMLPFLPLVAMSAVAMGMLNARGVFGVPALAPALLNAGMVVFGLALMPACRAIGQPPIVAMAIGVVLGAGLQFAFQLPSLRRQGFRFALEWPTWPPGVRRIAMLMGPATIGLAATNVNVIVASRIASSFVEGTVTWLYCAFRLMQLPIGVFGVALATVSMPALSRAAVDGDLGALKSTLSAATRLVLVLTIPAAVLLAVLAEPTLAVLFEHGHFHAADTLHTAEALVFYCLGLPAFAAIGVFSRAFYALGDTRLPMFASLAAVTVNLALNLLLVGPLRFLGLDHRGIALAASLAAFANLAQLVYWLRRRIGGFGGRQVLSTLLRVLAAAGFVGGVLALGMHVLGPRWRHGHLTELATVGCGLALGAGLLWLALRAARVEELAVIEGLVRSLRRRFAGGR from the coding sequence ATGCTGTCGCGCCTCCTCGGGCTGGTGCGCGACCAGACGATGGCGGCGCTGTTCGGTGCGGGATTCGCGAGTGACGCCTTCAACGCCGCGTTCCGCATTCCCAACCTGCTGCGCGACCTGTTCGCCGAAGGCGCGATGTCGGCGGCCTTCATCCCGACCTTCACCGAGGCGGAGGCGAAGCGCGGCGCGAACGAAGCCTGGGTGCTCGGCCGCCAGGTGATGTCTTCCCTGCTCCTCGTGCTGCTCGCGCTGTGCGTGCTCGGCTGGGCCTTCTCGGCGCCGTTCATGGACCTGCTCGCCGGCGGCTTCGCCCGTGAGCCCGGCAAGCTGGACCTGACCGCGTGGCTGTTCCGCGTGATGCTGCCGTTCCTGCCGCTGGTGGCGATGTCGGCGGTGGCGATGGGCATGCTGAACGCGCGCGGCGTGTTCGGCGTGCCGGCGCTCGCGCCGGCGCTGCTCAACGCCGGCATGGTCGTCTTCGGGCTGGCGCTCATGCCGGCCTGCCGGGCGATCGGGCAGCCGCCGATCGTCGCCATGGCGATCGGCGTGGTGCTCGGAGCGGGGCTGCAGTTCGCCTTCCAGCTGCCGTCGCTCCGCCGGCAGGGGTTCCGCTTCGCGCTCGAGTGGCCCACCTGGCCTCCCGGCGTCCGCCGGATCGCGATGCTCATGGGCCCCGCGACCATCGGCCTCGCCGCGACCAACGTGAACGTCATCGTCGCATCGCGCATCGCCAGCTCGTTCGTCGAAGGCACCGTCACCTGGCTCTACTGCGCGTTTCGCCTCATGCAGCTGCCGATCGGCGTCTTCGGCGTCGCGCTCGCCACGGTCAGCATGCCGGCGCTCTCCCGCGCCGCGGTGGACGGCGACCTCGGGGCGCTCAAGTCCACGCTCTCGGCCGCCACGCGGCTGGTGCTCGTGCTGACCATTCCCGCGGCGGTGCTGCTCGCGGTGCTCGCCGAGCCGACGCTCGCCGTGCTGTTCGAGCACGGGCATTTCCACGCCGCCGACACGCTGCATACCGCCGAAGCGCTCGTCTTCTATTGCCTCGGCCTGCCCGCGTTCGCCGCGATCGGCGTCTTCTCCCGCGCCTTTTACGCGCTCGGCGACACGCGCCTGCCGATGTTCGCGAGCCTCGCGGCCGTCACGGTCAACCTCGCGCTCAACCTGTTGCTCGTCGGTCCGCTTCGCTTTCTCGGCCTCGATCACCGGGGCATCGCGCTCGCCGCTTCGCTGGCGGCGTTCGCGAACCTCGCCCAGCTGGTGTACTGGCTGCGTCGCCGGATCGGCGGCTTCGGCGGCCGGCAGGTTCTCTCGACGCTGCTGCGCGTGCTGGCCGCCGCCGGCTTCGTCGGTGGCGTGCTGGCTCTGGGCATGCACGTGCTCGGCCCGCGCTGGCGGCACGGACACCTGACCGAGCTGGCGACCGTGGGTTGCGGCCTGGCGCTCGGCGCCGGGCTTCTCTGGCTGGCGCTGCGCGCCGCGCGCGTCGAGGAGCTCGCGGTGATCGAGGGCCTCGTTCGCTCGCTGCGCCGGCGATTCGCGGGCGGGCGCTGA
- a CDS encoding carboxymuconolactone decarboxylase family protein gives MLTLHAGFPAALEALRVLNEAWPGRARARREGSVADWRSRGGRLCRQVYGPAFARLVPAVRALHPDLAVWMIEHGYGRVLSRRGMSARDRELVAVATLAALGWERQLVSHLLGALRAGGTERQIAVALRAGLVGAEDERRASARSAWRRVAAADPRWRARRTSRRV, from the coding sequence ATGCTCACGCTTCACGCCGGGTTCCCCGCGGCGCTCGAAGCGCTTCGCGTGCTGAACGAAGCATGGCCCGGCCGTGCGCGTGCCCGGAGGGAGGGAAGCGTCGCGGACTGGCGATCGCGCGGCGGGCGGTTGTGCCGGCAGGTCTACGGTCCGGCGTTCGCCAGGCTGGTGCCCGCCGTACGGGCGCTGCACCCGGACCTCGCGGTCTGGATGATCGAGCACGGCTACGGCCGGGTGCTCTCCCGGCGGGGGATGTCCGCGCGCGATCGCGAGCTGGTCGCCGTCGCGACGCTCGCCGCGCTCGGCTGGGAGCGTCAGCTGGTCAGTCACCTGCTCGGGGCGCTGCGGGCGGGCGGTACGGAGCGCCAGATCGCCGTCGCGCTTCGAGCGGGACTTGTGGGCGCGGAGGACGAACGGCGCGCCTCGGCACGCTCGGCCTGGCGCCGCGTGGCCGCGGCCGACCCGCGCTGGCGCGCCCGCCGGACTTCGCGGCGCGTCTGA
- the bshC gene encoding bacillithiol biosynthesis cysteine-adding enzyme BshC, translated as MKSGTLAARARLAGRPGTPTERLFDPITHDLLTGGPVARERFARVWTDGAALRSLAATKRAPLDPALARDMTDYHRRLGASQASLANLERLVRGEAVATVAGQQPAPLGGPLYSLHKTSSAVGLAAVVRSRAGVPAVPLYWMHGEDSDFAEIRHVSVSDAALAVHDFALPDTAHAEGGLVGDIPLAPLAEITATALARWEGLAGAADAGALARRALDPARDLGEATSALLLALFADQGLVVIDPRLPAFRAAARAVIERYLANADALHAAANAAGARLQALAGRRPLDAGALESFVFEIEGGRRRKLSAAQARSRAASMTLSPSVALRPAVQDGVFPTVAMACGPGEIAYLAQLREVFEGVGVTPALVVPRFGATWLPPEALELAEAAATEAWDVVAGADAVVARVAQQRVPAELEGELVRARAAALEGLERFAGSSRALDSSLPQMVESARGKVDYQFARLHEGLIGKVRARLDREHPAWRRLRYVLLPGDRLQERRLATLEPVARRGAGVVAELCEVAAEHAARAAEGVHEHWLLEA; from the coding sequence GTGAAGTCCGGCACGCTCGCCGCCCGCGCGCGGCTCGCGGGCCGTCCCGGGACGCCCACCGAACGGCTGTTCGACCCGATCACGCACGACCTGCTGACCGGTGGGCCCGTTGCCCGTGAGCGGTTCGCGCGCGTGTGGACCGATGGTGCGGCCCTGCGCTCGCTGGCGGCGACCAAGCGCGCCCCGCTCGACCCCGCGCTCGCGCGCGACATGACGGACTACCATCGCCGCCTCGGCGCCTCGCAGGCCTCGCTCGCGAACCTCGAACGGCTCGTGCGTGGCGAGGCGGTCGCGACGGTCGCGGGCCAGCAGCCCGCGCCGCTCGGCGGCCCGCTCTATTCGCTGCACAAGACCTCCTCGGCGGTCGGCCTCGCCGCGGTCGTGCGCTCGCGCGCCGGCGTGCCGGCCGTGCCGCTGTACTGGATGCACGGCGAGGACTCCGACTTCGCCGAGATCCGGCACGTCTCGGTCAGCGACGCGGCGCTCGCGGTTCACGACTTCGCGCTTCCCGACACGGCCCACGCCGAGGGCGGACTGGTCGGAGACATCCCGCTCGCTCCGCTCGCCGAGATCACGGCCACGGCCCTCGCGCGCTGGGAGGGACTCGCCGGTGCGGCGGACGCCGGCGCGCTCGCGCGGCGCGCGCTCGACCCGGCGCGCGATCTCGGCGAGGCGACGAGCGCGCTGCTGCTGGCGTTGTTCGCCGACCAGGGCCTGGTGGTGATCGATCCGCGGCTGCCGGCGTTTCGCGCTGCCGCCCGCGCGGTGATCGAACGCTACCTGGCGAATGCCGACGCCCTGCACGCCGCCGCGAACGCCGCCGGTGCGCGCCTGCAGGCGCTCGCCGGGCGCAGGCCGCTCGACGCCGGCGCGCTCGAGTCGTTCGTGTTCGAGATCGAGGGCGGGCGCAGGCGCAAGCTCTCGGCCGCGCAGGCGCGATCGCGCGCGGCGTCCATGACGCTCAGCCCGAGCGTGGCGCTGCGGCCGGCGGTCCAGGACGGCGTCTTTCCCACCGTTGCGATGGCGTGCGGACCCGGCGAAATCGCCTATCTCGCCCAGCTCCGGGAAGTGTTCGAAGGCGTCGGGGTGACGCCGGCGCTGGTCGTGCCGCGATTCGGCGCGACCTGGCTGCCCCCGGAGGCCCTCGAGCTGGCGGAGGCCGCGGCCACGGAAGCCTGGGACGTCGTGGCGGGCGCCGACGCCGTGGTCGCGCGCGTCGCGCAGCAACGGGTGCCGGCCGAACTCGAGGGCGAGCTGGTGCGGGCCCGTGCGGCCGCGCTCGAAGGACTCGAACGCTTCGCCGGCTCCTCGCGCGCGCTGGATTCGAGCCTGCCGCAGATGGTCGAGTCCGCGCGCGGCAAGGTGGACTACCAGTTCGCGCGCCTTCACGAGGGCCTGATCGGAAAAGTGCGCGCCCGCCTGGATCGCGAGCATCCCGCATGGCGGCGCCTGCGCTACGTGCTGCTGCCCGGCGACCGCCTGCAGGAGCGGCGCCTCGCCACGCTCGAACCGGTGGCGCGCCGCGGCGCGGGGGTGGTCGCGGAGCTCTGCGAGGTGGCCGCCGAGCACGCCGCGCGGGCCGCCGAGGGCGTGCACGAACACTGGCTGCTGGAGGCCTGA
- the bshB1 gene encoding bacillithiol biosynthesis deacetylase BshB1, with amino-acid sequence MPSEALFFGAHPDDIEFSCGGLAALLASHGHAVGLVDLTRGELGTRGDVAVREREAAAAARALGVGSRECLGLPDGGLDRHDRAQLAAVVGAIRRHRPSLVVAPHRADAHPDHVETSHLVTRGCYLAGLAKFAPGEPRWRPARLLYALYRGETPPTLIVDITPVWEARVAAIAAHASQLDPAAGEPTYLTSPGFLAEVEARARLFGVAGGCTWAEGYRVRGPLALRDARALLGPAERVG; translated from the coding sequence ATGCCGAGCGAAGCGCTGTTCTTCGGGGCGCATCCGGACGACATCGAGTTCTCGTGCGGCGGCCTGGCCGCGCTGCTCGCGAGCCACGGGCACGCGGTCGGTCTCGTGGACCTGACGCGGGGCGAGCTGGGCACGCGCGGCGACGTCGCCGTTCGCGAGCGCGAGGCGGCCGCGGCGGCGCGGGCGCTGGGCGTGGGTTCGCGCGAGTGCCTCGGGCTTCCCGACGGCGGGCTCGACCGGCACGATCGCGCGCAGCTGGCGGCCGTGGTCGGCGCGATTCGCCGCCACCGGCCGTCGCTGGTCGTCGCGCCGCACCGCGCGGACGCCCACCCCGACCACGTCGAGACCTCGCACCTGGTCACCCGCGGCTGCTATCTCGCGGGCCTCGCGAAGTTCGCCCCGGGAGAGCCGCGCTGGCGGCCCGCGCGGCTCCTGTACGCGCTCTATCGCGGCGAGACGCCGCCGACGCTGATCGTGGACATCACGCCCGTCTGGGAGGCGCGCGTGGCGGCGATCGCGGCGCACGCGAGCCAGCTCGATCCGGCCGCGGGCGAGCCCACGTACCTGACCTCGCCCGGCTTTCTCGCCGAGGTCGAGGCGCGAGCGAGGTTGTTCGGCGTCGCGGGCGGTTGCACGTGGGCCGAAGGCTACCGCGTTCGGGGCCCGCTCGCGCTGCGCGACGCGCGCGCGTTGCTCG